The following are from one region of the Advenella mimigardefordensis DPN7 genome:
- a CDS encoding NAD(P)/FAD-dependent oxidoreductase: protein MSTHTNVAIIGAGPAGMIAAARLTSLKHSVIVLDEQPQAGGQIWRNITHTTSGLADILGPDYTAGASVAGQFAASGAQHLRGATVWNLTRERQLHYLHQGKSYSLTADAVILATGAMERPFPIPGWTLPGVMGAGAAQVLLKGAGTVPAAPVVIAGCGPLLYLICWQYLRANVQIAAVLDTSSGRDIFQAGPALLGGLAAFKDIRKGLSMINAIKAKKIPFYRGVQKLRINGQSSVRSIAFEHQGQTHELETSLVLLHQGVVPNTQFTWLLRAAHDWSDTGACWIPKTDGWGRLHELDGIYLAGDGQGIAGAQAAVTRGELAALAVDAQLNPAQADSLANRSVPLQSQLKKDMALRPFLDAAYLPKRENRLPQDDTIVCRCEEVTAGQIRDFVRQGCMGPNQAKSFSRCGMGPCQGRLCGLTVTEVIADQLNVAHDQVGYYRIRAPLKPVTLAELACATDSEN from the coding sequence ATGAGTACACACACAAATGTCGCCATCATCGGTGCCGGACCTGCCGGCATGATTGCCGCTGCCAGACTGACAAGCCTTAAGCACTCGGTCATCGTGCTGGACGAACAGCCACAAGCCGGCGGACAGATCTGGCGCAATATCACCCACACCACTTCCGGCCTTGCCGATATTCTGGGCCCGGACTACACTGCAGGCGCGAGCGTGGCCGGGCAGTTTGCTGCCAGCGGTGCCCAACATCTGCGCGGCGCAACCGTCTGGAACCTCACCCGCGAGCGCCAGCTGCATTATCTGCATCAGGGCAAGTCGTACTCCCTGACCGCCGACGCCGTGATTCTGGCCACCGGCGCCATGGAACGCCCCTTCCCCATTCCGGGCTGGACGCTGCCTGGTGTGATGGGCGCCGGCGCCGCGCAGGTCCTGCTCAAAGGAGCCGGTACCGTACCGGCAGCACCCGTGGTGATTGCGGGTTGCGGCCCTCTGTTGTATCTGATTTGCTGGCAATATCTGCGCGCCAATGTGCAGATTGCGGCGGTGCTGGACACCAGTTCGGGCCGGGATATTTTTCAGGCCGGCCCGGCGTTGCTTGGCGGGCTGGCCGCGTTCAAGGACATCCGCAAGGGCCTGTCCATGATCAATGCCATTAAGGCAAAAAAAATCCCTTTCTATCGCGGCGTGCAGAAACTGCGCATAAACGGGCAGAGCAGCGTGCGTTCCATCGCCTTTGAACATCAGGGACAGACCCATGAGCTGGAAACCAGCCTGGTTCTGCTGCACCAGGGGGTGGTGCCCAATACGCAATTTACCTGGCTGCTGCGCGCCGCACACGACTGGTCTGATACCGGCGCGTGCTGGATTCCCAAGACAGACGGCTGGGGCCGGCTGCACGAACTGGATGGCATTTATCTTGCCGGTGACGGCCAGGGCATCGCCGGCGCCCAGGCGGCCGTCACCCGCGGCGAACTGGCCGCACTGGCAGTAGACGCCCAGTTAAATCCGGCCCAGGCAGACTCACTGGCAAACCGCAGCGTGCCGCTGCAATCACAATTGAAAAAAGACATGGCACTGCGTCCGTTTCTGGATGCTGCCTATCTGCCCAAACGCGAGAACCGGCTTCCGCAAGACGACACCATCGTCTGCCGCTGCGAGGAAGTGACTGCCGGACAAATCCGCGACTTCGTCAGGCAAGGCTGCATGGGACCGAACCAGGCCAAGTCATTCAGTCGCTGCGGCATGGGGCCGTGCCAGGGCCGCCTTTGCGGTCTGACTGTCACAGAGGTCATTGCCGACCAGTTGAATGTTGCACACGACCAGGTGGGCTACTATCGCATCCGCGCACCGCTCAAGCCGGTTACACTGGCAGAGCTGGCTTGCGCCACCGATTCCGAAAACTGA
- a CDS encoding (2Fe-2S)-binding protein, whose translation MNTVLFRTVPINSGDAAQTVTFDFEGRQLHAPRGITVAAALMQNQVLHFRDSPVSGQPRAPYCQMGVCFECLVQINGVQNRQSCMTTIEDGMVIRMQRGQTTFTVIQTGEAQ comes from the coding sequence ATGAACACCGTACTTTTCAGAACCGTACCGATAAACAGCGGTGACGCTGCCCAAACCGTCACCTTTGACTTTGAAGGCAGGCAATTGCACGCGCCCAGGGGTATCACTGTGGCGGCAGCCCTGATGCAGAACCAGGTGCTGCATTTTCGTGACTCGCCCGTCAGCGGCCAGCCGCGCGCGCCGTACTGCCAGATGGGTGTGTGCTTCGAGTGCCTGGTGCAGATCAATGGCGTACAGAATCGGCAAAGCTGCATGACCACCATCGAAGACGGCATGGTCATCCGGATGCAGCGGGGCCAGACTACGTTTACCGTGATCCAGACAGGTGAAGCGCAATGA
- a CDS encoding NAD(P)/FAD-dependent oxidoreductase — MYNTDIIVIGGGIVGSSVAYGLARQHAKVLMLDEGDVAFRASRGNFGLVWVQGKGHGFSPYTRWTLQSARHWPALASELTERTGIDPYLQQPGGFVFFTNQADLDERQQLMRNVQASVEEKYDYTFMSPAEVRKYIPAIGPKVIGACYTPMDGHANPLKLLPALQQGARQLGVDYRYNNPVEHIDYESGSFIVTTRAGEKYAGKKVVLCAGLGNKRLGSLVGLHVPVEPNQGQVMIGERCAPFLSYPTMHVRQTNEGTIQIGDSLEDVGYDDTTRLSLQQGIARRAIDYFPALADMRIIRCWAALRIMSPDGMPIYQESSQMPGAYVVTCHSGITLAANHVFTIPDWILRGTSAQTIAPFSSQRFDTLTRAQS; from the coding sequence ATGTACAACACAGATATAATTGTGATCGGCGGCGGGATCGTGGGCTCAAGCGTTGCCTATGGCCTGGCCCGTCAACATGCAAAAGTGCTCATGCTTGATGAAGGCGATGTTGCCTTTCGTGCCTCCAGGGGTAATTTCGGACTGGTATGGGTGCAGGGAAAGGGCCACGGCTTCTCGCCCTACACCCGCTGGACCCTGCAATCGGCCCGCCACTGGCCTGCACTGGCCAGTGAACTCACGGAACGCACCGGTATTGATCCTTACCTGCAGCAGCCAGGTGGCTTCGTTTTCTTTACCAATCAGGCCGACCTGGATGAACGACAGCAACTGATGCGCAACGTCCAGGCTTCGGTCGAAGAAAAGTATGACTATACCTTTATGTCACCGGCAGAGGTACGCAAATATATTCCGGCTATCGGCCCCAAAGTCATCGGCGCCTGTTATACGCCCATGGACGGCCATGCCAACCCCTTGAAGCTATTGCCCGCCTTGCAGCAAGGCGCACGCCAGCTGGGTGTGGACTATCGCTACAACAACCCGGTGGAACATATCGATTATGAGTCGGGCAGCTTCATCGTCACCACCCGCGCCGGTGAAAAGTATGCCGGCAAAAAGGTGGTGCTGTGTGCGGGCCTGGGCAACAAGCGACTGGGAAGTCTTGTTGGCCTGCACGTGCCGGTCGAACCGAACCAGGGCCAGGTCATGATCGGCGAGCGCTGCGCCCCGTTCCTGTCCTATCCCACCATGCACGTGCGCCAGACCAATGAGGGCACGATCCAGATCGGTGATTCACTGGAAGACGTAGGCTATGACGATACAACACGATTGTCATTACAGCAGGGCATCGCCCGCCGCGCCATCGATTATTTCCCTGCGCTGGCCGACATGCGCATCATCCGCTGCTGGGCCGCGCTGCGCATCATGTCGCCTGACGGCATGCCGATCTATCAGGAATCGTCCCAGATGCCTGGGGCCTACGTCGTGACCTGCCACAGCGGCATCACACTGGCGGCCAATCATGTTTTTACTATTCCCGACTGGATTCTGCGCGGCACCTCAGCCCAAACCATCGCCCCCTTTAGCAGCCAGCGCTTCGACACTTTGACCAGAGCCCAATCATGA